GATCTCCCTAGGGCAACACCTAAAACCATGGATTCAATAATTGGAACTGGGAGGTCTTCTTAATAGAAGAGACATTTGGCGATAAGCTTGTGCCTATTTGGAGGACAACTAAGATCTTCTGATCTACGTGTGTGGGAGCAGctcaaacaaagaagaatctGATCTGATCTGAATTCAGGCCGGACGCCTTCCACTGCtaggtggggggaggggggggggcgaGAAGCTGATAACCAAGGTATATATGTTGACCCCACTCAGGAGTCAGGAGTCAGGACCATATATTCTCTTGGACCAACTTCTTCAGCATTAGATACATGAGGGTCAGAGTATCATATATACAAATAATAGATCAGGTCTTTAATTAACATGGTTTACCTttgttaattataattattattttaaatctctctctctctctctctctcgcctgtGATACAATGCATAGAGGCGTTGCCCCAATTGTTACAATTGAAAATGTCAACTTATAGAGCAAACAAaacatttatttatatttatattattataacaTTTTCTTAGAGAGAGTACGAAGCTATTCAGtcaatcatttttctttctcctgAAATGGTGTTCATACTTCATACGTGCATGTTATACatattatagagagagagagagagagagagagagagagagagagaattttttttttaattcctttaaAGGGTAGTTGAAGTTGTAAATTGTTACTATGGAGAGTTCTCGTAGCAATGAGATAGAAATATACCGTATATAGCCCATGAATCAATCTTATTTGGATGAAAAGCCCATTAACTTGGGGAAGGTGGGAGGTGGGGAAGGAAGGCCCACAACTTTATATGCTTAATGGAGTGGGGCCCAACACGTGGAGATGGACCTATGTATGGTTGTCATTAATTATTTATCTTATTCTTTTGGGAGGGAGTGTAAAGAGGGTGAAGGCAACAAGCACGTTCGTTAGTTcgtcttttgttcttttttcttagggggtccctaaccctaaccctaaccctaaccctattTGCTCCTCCTCCAAACTCCCATCATTAGACATTATATATGTTTGCTTTTAACTACCAGCCTCCAATAACAAGTTTTTATTAGATCCCCCCACTCTTCACAATCTCACTCATTTTTATTAGGACTTCACCATCTTCCTCAATGTCCATACTATATGGATCTTAGTAGTCAGTACTTTTAGGaaagttttcttcttttcttctcttttaatttttctaaaggTATTGATTTTCATAAATGAACGTCTGTGAAACAATGTGATAAATTCATGAGAATCGAGTATTCTTATCCAACGAATGAAATATCATCTATCATGGGTTGAGACTTGCTTCGGGATTCAATTTCCTTTCACTCATATTGAAGAGGAGTCTCTTTACCGTTAGTCATTATGGCAGTAGTATAGGCATCATTACGAAAGAAAAGTAGCAAACTGATAATAATTTATCCTTAACACAAGAAAGCAACTGATATCCCACAGTCTTCtctatgagaaaaaaaaaaattaataataataatcccactctctctctctctctctctctctccacgtTTAATTACTTTCTAACTTCCAAATTTAATAGAGCATAAGCTTGGCTTTATCCAACAACCTAAAATAAGAAAGTGCCAAAACTCCATTATATCATCATCTATAATGTGTACCATATCACAACCAACACACATGAATAAAAATGTGACCTTTCTCCTACCGGTCTCCCTCTTTCTTTGCAACTctaatcttatttatttatttgttacaaaaataaaaacatttatttatttgtttatttatttttattagggAGAGTTTCCCTTTTTATTAATATCTTTCAAGAAATTGGAATAAGATCGGTTGAATTGATTGAAGGCCATTGATCAAATGATTTCAACCTGTTAATTTGACTCGTCTTTCAAAGGCTCACAAAATTTTTAACAATTCAACCTAGATATGAATCAGAATCGGTGGAAGTTGATTTGGTTGtcaattcttctctctctctctctctctctctctctctctctctctctcataattaggtcccaaggagagttgaactcatgacacGAATTCTACTTCCTTGAACTTTgcaatattattattatgacaCCTCATTAGCATAGCCATGGCTTTAGGTAGCAATTCAATATCAATCACGATTCATATTAATTGACCCATATGATACAAATATAGGCTTTTCAGTGATACTGATTGGCCAatatgataaaaatataaatttcttttaataaataaaatattgtttGAATCTATAATTGAGTTTGTATGGCACGTCGTAGCTGATATTCATATAATTGACACCGTAAACTAAATCCATGCATaatcttaaaaataaacaaatacttCCGAATTTGTGGAGACAGATagacatatatatattaatcaTCACTTCATCATATTTTTTgccttattatgtttttttccccttcttcttgaCTCAAAAAACATAACTGTATAAAACCCTAACAAATATAACATGTAGGTTGCTCCCTAACCAAGATGAGGTATCTTTCTTTGCTTCCATAGAGGAAGCAAATATGGCTAACGGTAGATTTACCGCTACCCATGTTGTACATTGCTAGTTTTCCTTGctaaatatatttttatcttcaataaaaaataaaataaaaacataaccTAATGAAACAGATAAAGTTATTCAattcttatgaaaaaaaataataattagggAAGTGTTTCGTGTTACGTTAGGGAAATGTGGCTCTTGCCGGTGTGTATGGGGGCTAACGAAAAAGCATCAATAGAGGTGTCATTTCCATTTTATGGAGGTGGGTCAGTCATTTCACCTCCCCATATATCTAGGTGTAGGGGTCACATTCCCCCATAAAAACCATTTTTCAANNNNNNNNNNNNNNNNNNNNNNNNNNNNNNNNNNNNNNNNaccatttttcagaaaaaagaaaaataaaaataaataagtaacaAACAATGAAACAAACAAGTGGGTAGAAGTCTGCTACCCGCTTGTGTGGCTACTACGCAAGCATGTAAACCAATTGGGATGCAACGCGGAGGCATCTTCAGTGCATGAGGTGAAAGCATCCTAATCTTTACGTGTCTACCTGTGTCTATACGTGACACATGCAAGTGAatagctttcttttttcctaagtATACGTGACACATGCAAGCGTAGACACAAGGACGTGTACCCAAGAGATGTACAATGGTCATTTAGcgacctcgtgtgtagtcacctCGCCCCTGAAAGAGAAAAGTTTGTCCCATATATATTGCGTATTAGTGTGGAAGGCCCCGCAACTACGACTCTATAAGACACACTCCAGCAGGCCCATCACAAAGTGGGCCCCTTCATTAAAACGTTTCCATTGTCTCATTCATCTTTCTTATTTGATAATTTTTGAACGGTTCATGATCACGTTACAAGTCTTATCTGGATCGTACAGATTCTTTTCCATAGCAGTGTCTTTGATTTGGTTAGATTCGATTCCGATGATGAAGCTTATATACTACGCTCACATGTGTTGTCTCTGTTAACCCATTTTCCATATTCTCGACCCGAATCATGAACCCTCAACAAATACAAATGGAGTGAATGATGAATATGATTCCCTGCTGACACCATTTCTACGGTCGAAAAGCGACGTCTCATCATACGTAGGCAGTGTACAGTAGTATCTTCCTTCATTACAGGGAGGACTTTGTATGATAGACATCAGTCAGTCGTCAGATTTGATTGATATTTACCAAACGgattttttgtttggtttttttCTGACGGATCCGGATCTTATCCAATGCGCATCCGATTAGACACCACTTATCGGACCAATCGAACTGAACTCGTAAAATACCAAACAAGctaaatgaaggaaaaataaataaaaaatcatttgctTATGTTATGTGGCAGAAGGTTTTATACATTGTCTTGCATGATGCATGGTGCATGATCAACCATAAATCGTTGGATGGAGATAAAATTCTCATTGAGATACCACAACACCTCTTATTAACGAGTCACATGACACCATGGTCTGGTGATCCATAATATATATAGGTAGAAAGTTTTCGGACCCAGCTCCTTTACTGCATGATAGAGGTCGCAACTTAGATCCAACTCTTTGAAACATTCTGACAAAGAACCCAATTCATGGACATATGCCTCAAAGTGTTCCAAGGCATTAGATTTGAGTTGTCACCTCTATTGCACAGTAGAGGAGTTTCGTCCAAAGTTTATTGGTTTGTCAACATACTAACTTTGACATCATGATTTGGTGTTTAGAAATCCGAGATTTCTTCCTCCCTTCTATTTGATGTAGGATTGATAATAtcctcccttttatttttttctctactTATTTTCTCCAAAAATCTACATAATAATAGATAATTGGGATAAAAAAACCAAACTACATCTTAGTAGTTTAGTTTCAGTTTGATTCTCAATATATACCTAAAATTAGGGGTGAACATGAGCCAGGATGGGCCGAGTTGATCCAATTGGCCCTAATTTTTTTCAGGGGTCAACTTAACCATGATTGCCCCTATTTTTGCCATTTGTGtcatatgcaaaaaaaaaaaagtgctaaTAGGGTGGATGATAGAGGACTGGGGAAATTATAAAGAAAATCCTTATCACACTTAGTTGGTAAATAGTATTTTTTGGAGCCTATGGTCAAATAAGTCTAGTTACAACCCTTATCTAAAAATTAAGGTTAAAATCTAAGTCGGGTTGGCCCTGGCCAAGCTGGGCCCAGACTTCTATTCATgtttttttcaaccctaacctatCCCTTAGGATTAGAAATCTTAGCCCCAGCCTTGTTTGGGCTCAGGACGAGCTAGAGTAGGTTCGGATCATTAGTCACAAATGTTCATCCTTACCTAAAACCTATTCAACCTGATTAAATCAGTTCGAGCCAACCAATTGACAATCAAGTGATGTTGGTTTCTCCCTCATTTGATCTACTTGAGTCAAATTTCTTAACGTCCAACTGATTTCGAGTCCAAAGTCCAGATTCTAGACTCGAAatcattgaaattttttaaagtttttgtAGGACAAAGAAACTCTACCTGTTCTATGATTCTATGCCGAAATGAATGAAAGAATACACAGGAACATCTTTAAAATGCGATGAAGGGACAGCATAGTCTTTTACGTTCAGTCCAGACTGTAGTACCGTAGCAgggttcttttcccttttttttaaaacttcCTTTGCCATCATCCGACAAGTCGAAGGGTTCTGGACCATATGATTTGGGACCCATTTCATCTACTCTCTCTGGTGGTCCAAATTGACGGCTATTAGattcattaaatttttttttttttgataaacgTATAAGATTCATTATTCATTCTCCAACAAAATCAGTTCAGTTTCATTACAGCACACATCATGTCCTTATCATACAGCTAAGGAGTGAGGAGCCTAAGGACCAAATGTCACATTCACACagtagatagagagagagagagagagagagagggactattttttttttttttttggagtttcaTAAGTAGAGATTTATCTGGGTGCGTTTTACTTAGTTGGCTTTCTGGGGCTTGTGGTCGTTGTTGATTGCGCTTTTGGGGGAATTAAATttctaagaagaagaagaagaagaatcaaggaaaagGAGCAGTGAGGAAGGAAGATAATGGCGGGAGGAGGTGGAGGCGCGGCTCCGGCGCCCAAACAGGACGAGTTGCAGCCACATCCCGTAAAGGATCAGTTGCCCAATGTTGCTTACTGCATGACCAGCCCTCCTCCGTGGCGTGAGTTTCTACATCTGCtatctttttttctgtttttggtttccttttttgttgtttCCTGTTCAAGAGAAGTGATGTGGTTTATTTAGTAAAAATTGGGTAGTTTATTTTTGTAGTTCTGCATTTGGTCCCCCATTTTATGATTATTTATACGAAGATCTTAATTTTTCTGGTGCTTTATTTTAGTTGTTGGAACTCACGTTTGCCTtttcaatttttccttctttgaagTCAAAATGATATCTGTTCGGATTTCCTTCCATATTTTTCTTGGGGATGGAGGTGTTGGGGACTTGGGGAGGGggaattagtttttattttacacTTTCCATGCTTTTCTTCTGTTCTCTGCTTGAATTCTGTCTTGTATTTGCTTAACACCTGCGAGCAAATGTAACCTCAAGGATGGATTTAACACAAATGAAGTGGAAATGTGGTGCAGATTTTCCATGGTGGGCTCCAAGTAGTCGCATTGAGAACTTAGGATAAGTCTGAGTTGGCTTACCTCTGTTTTTAAGCTTTCCACTGTTCTGGATGAACCCACTTGGGTTCGACTCTCTTTTtgctgcaatttttttttgtatctcCTTTGTGTGTAGTAACCTGCCTCTATCATCCTCTGTTATTGGATGTTATGAAActcactccttttttttttggtcggtTAGTTCTCCTCGTGGTTTTACTACATGCATTTGTTTCTTAGAAAATTCTCTtcttacattttaaatccttttgGGTATTTTTACTGCAGCGGAGGCCATCCTCCTTGGTTTCCAGCATTACCTGGTCATGCTAGGCACCACAGTTATCATTCCGACTGCTCTTGTTCCTCAGATGGGAGGAGGAAATGTAAGCCTTTGGAAGAATTAATCCATATCAATTGACATTTCTTTGCACTCTATTGTATCTGGTTTTGTTTGTGTGGTTGTTTTCTCCTTAGATAACATTCTTGAGTCCTCAACTGGAATCACATTTTTGCAATTTGTAGGATGAGAAAGCAAGAGTTATCCAGACACTACTGTTTGTTGCTGGTTTGAACACACTGGCCCAGACATTGTTTGGGACCCGATTACCTGCTGTGATTGGAGGGTCGTATACCTTTGTGGCACCCACCATATCAATAATTTTGGCTGGTCGATACAGTAATATTGTTGATCCTCATGAGGTCTATCAATTTAAACCCATCCTTATGGCTGATTTTTTGTTGGTGTTTTGAGTCAAATCTGATTTTAACTATGCTGCATGTCTTCTATGACTGCACAGAAATTTGAGCGGATTATGCGTGGAATCCAGGGGTCCCTTATTGTTGCTTCGACTCTTCAGATAGTCTTTGGATTCAGTGGGCTTTGGCGTAATGTCACAAGGTTGGTCCAGAATTTGAGGATTAAAATTGTGCAGTACCTAGTTTTGTTGAACTGATGGGATTTTAATGAGCTAATGCTGCATGATACCAAATTGGAAGATGttgagaaggggaaaaaaaaggagggggcaTCCAAATAGCACTTTCGTTTGGCTGGTTCACACATTTCTTTTATATAGTACATTCCAGGTCAACCTGAGACCTGTGAATTCTTAACAACAATGACTTGTCCAAGCCATTTCAGACTTGTCATACACTTTACATACCCTTTTCAGTCCTCACAATTCTACATACATGCTCCAAAGGAGTAGGCATCTAGCAGAGGGATTCTAGGAACAATGATTGCCTGCGTTCTGTGATCATTGCCTGTGAAAGTGttgttaattattattttttttctcttatatttGTTTAGATACTTAAGTCCTCTGTCAGCTGTTCCATTGGTAGCTCTTGCTGGTTTTGGACTCTATGAGCTTGGTTTTCCTGGTGTAAGTACAGCATGTCTTTTTCGATATTGTCCTAGCTTGTAAATGTTGTGCTTATGTTTTATCTTGGTATTTCTCAATAAGATTTTGTTGCTAGTTTTTGCATGTTCAGTCCCCCTGCTCAAAATTTTGAGGTTGAGTATTTTGCCTCTGATTTTTAGGTTGCTAAATGTGTGGAAATTGGACTGCCAGAGCTCATCATATTAATAATCTTCTCACAGGTAATGCTCTTTAATCTAtcatataagcccaaattttctttttccaaatGCGAGGCACCAAGTTATGAACAAAACTTGAGGATTTTATGGGTGGAGAAAATTATGAATCATTCTTGGCACTTCCCAATTATTTAATGGTTCTTACTGACAATTCCGTATGTCTATTTTCTCTAGGCTGTGATTCTACTGGACTAACAGGTTTAAATGCTTAAATTCCTGTTTTGCAGTACATTCCCCATGTTATACGCAGTGAGAGGCATGTTTTTGACCGGTTTGCAGTTATCTTCTCTGTGGCGATTGTGTGGGTTTATGCCCACCTCCTTACTGTGGGTGGGGCCTATAAGAATGCGGCTCCAAGAACTCAATTGACTTGCCGCACTGATAGATCTGGGCTTGTGAGTTCAGCTCCATGGTAAGTATTTTGTCTTTTGAACTTTAATCCAACTTTTTCCTCTTGAATTTAAGTAGTGCACTTATCCTGACATCACTACTATGATAGGCTAGATGCTGGGTCCAGTTGTGAGACTTGAGTATTTGCTTTTGCATTTTAGTTAGTGTTAATTATACGTGTTGTGGAAATCAGGTCTATATATGTTATACTCAAATAACAAAACCTGTGATTCCATTTATATAAGGTTCATACAGTACAATAAACTATCCTAGATGTTGATGAATAGTGTTATACTCTGATTTGTGTATACAGGATAAGACTTCCATATCCATTCCAGTGGGGAGCACCTACATTTGACGCAGGTGAAGCCTTTGCCATGATGATGGCTTCATTTGTTGCCCTTGTCGAGGTTTGTGCACttctcatgagtcatgactgtGCTTA
This genomic interval from Macadamia integrifolia cultivar HAES 741 unplaced genomic scaffold, SCU_Mint_v3 scaffold913, whole genome shotgun sequence contains the following:
- the LOC122070433 gene encoding nucleobase-ascorbate transporter 6-like, which translates into the protein MAGGGGGAAPAPKQDELQPHPVKDQLPNVAYCMTSPPPWPEAILLGFQHYLVMLGTTVIIPTALVPQMGGGNDEKARVIQTLLFVAGLNTLAQTLFGTRLPAVIGGSYTFVAPTISIILAGRYSNIVDPHEKFERIMRGIQGSLIVASTLQIVFGFSGLWRNVTRYLSPLSAVPLVALAGFGLYELGFPGVAKCVEIGLPELIILIIFSQYIPHVIRSERHVFDRFAVIFSVAIVWVYAHLLTVGGAYKNAAPRTQLTCRTDRSGLVSSAPWIRLPYPFQWGAPTFDAGEAFAMMMASFVALVESTGTFIAIARYASATPVPPSILSRGIGWQGVGILLSGLFGTVNGSSVSVENAGLLALTRVGSRRVVQISAGFMLFFSVLGKFGAVFASIPSPIVAALYCLFFAYVGSVGLSFLQFCNLNSFRTKFILGFSVFMGLSVPQYFNEYTAIKGYGPVHTSARWFNDMVNVPFSSEAFVAGILALYLDITLHRKDRAIRRDRGRHWWDRFRSFKTDTRSEEFYSLPFNLNKFFPSV